The Cytobacillus firmus genome segment GGACCAGATTGTTTTTCCTGCTTATTGAACTTTACTTGACCAGACCATGGGCTGATTGCCTATGGTTTTTTGTATGTAAAAATATTCGATAAGCATGGAGGAACAAACATTGACAATTAATAGACTTGGATTCGATCCCTTTTTTAAAGACGCTTTTTCAGCGTATGAAGAAAAAGAATATCAAATGGGCCGGGTGGCTTTAGAGCATAAAAGAATGTATCGTGTATGGACAGATAAGGGTGAAATGCTCTGTGAAGTATCAGGGAAATTTTCTTTCGAAGCATCATCAAGGGAGGATTATCCTGCTGTAGGTGACTGGGTTGTCATCAAAGAAAGAGCGTATGAACAGCGGGGTACCATTCATGCAGTCCTTCCAAGGAAAAGCAAATTTTCCAGGAAGGCAGCAGGGGTGAATACAGAAGAACAAATTGTAGCTGCTAATGTAGACACTATTTTCCTGGTTAATTCACTTAATGAGGATCTTAACTTAAGAAGAATGGAACGTTATTTGCTTTTGACATGGGAAAGCGGGGCAGCTCCTGTGATTATTCTTACCAAGGCTGACCTTTGTGAGAATCTGGAGGAAAAGCTTGCTGAGGTGGACACCGTTGCCATGGGTGTTCCTGTTATCTCAATCAGCGTGATGGAAGAGAAGGGGATTGACCTGCTTAAGCCGTTTTTGGAGCCTGGAAAAACAATCGCATTGCTCGGCTCTTCAGGTGTTGGAAAGTCCACACTTACCAATTATCTTCTGGGCGCGGAAAAACAAAAAGTCCAGGATATTAGAAGTGATGACAAAGGAAAGCATACAACTACTCACAGGGAACTCATCCTTCTTCCTGAAGGCGCCATATTGATTGACACTCCAGGAATGCGGGAGCTTCAGCTGTGGGAAAGTGAAAGCGGTCTTTCAGAAAGCTTCACAGATATTGAACAAGCCGCTGAAAACTGCAGATTCAGGGACTGTACACATGATAATGAGCCAGGATGCGCTGTGCATATGCTAATAGAAGAAGGAAGCATATCAAGGGCGCGTCTGAACAGCTACAAGAAGCTTCTCAAGGAACTCGCTTATCTGGATAGAAAGCAGGATAAACGAGCCCAATCTGAAGAACGCAAGCGCTGGAAAAAAATAAGTGCCGGAGCAAAGAATAAAAGAATATAAAAATTCAGAAACCTCTTCAATGAAGAGGTTTCTTTTGCATATAATGAATCTTTTCATTAATCTTATGTATATAGCTTTAAATCATCTTTATAAGGGAAAAAGTAAAAGATAGAAAAGTGCCGGAAAGAGGTGGAGCAGAATGACAGAGAAACAATACGAAAAGGCAACATTCGCAGGAGGCTGCTTCTGGTGTATGGTAAAGCCTTTTGATGAACAGCCTGGAATAAAAGAAGTGCTATCCGGTTATACCGGAGGCAATGTAAAGAACCCGACTTACCAGCAAGTCTGTTCGGAAACGACTGGCCATTATGAAGCGGTTCAAATCACATTTGATCCTGAGGTTTACCCATATGAAAAACTGCTTGAATTATATTGGCAGCAGATAGACCCGACAGATGAAGGCGGCCAGTTCTATGATCGCGGCCAATCCTATCAGACTGCAATTTTCTATCACAATGAAAAACAAAAGCAGTTAGCAGAAGAATCAAAACAAAAGCTTAAAGAAACAGGTCCATTTGCAAAACCGATTGTTACCAGGATTTTGCCTGCTTCAGACTTTTATCCTGCAGAAGATTATCATCAGCACTATTATAAAAAGAATCCGGAAAGATACAATGCCTATCAAACCGGCTCTGGAAGAAAGGCATTTATAAACAACCATTGGGGTGAAAAATAATGGCAAAAAACAGGGAAGAATTAAAGCAAAAACTCGATCCCATGCAATATGAAGTAACTCAGAATAATGGCACAGAGCCGCCGTTCCGCAACCAATATTGGAATGAATTTAAAGATGGAATTTATGTCGATATCGTTTCCGGCAAGGCTCTTTTCAGCTCAAAAGATAAATATGACGCAGGGTGCGGCTGGCCCAGCTTCACTAAGCCCATAGAGGATCAGGAAATTGAGGAAAAAGAAGACCGCACCCACTTTATGGTCAGAACGGAAGTGAGAAGTAAAACAGCGGATTCCCATCTTGGACATGTTTTTGATGATGGGCCGGGACCTGCGGGCCTCCGTTATTGCATTAATTCTGCTGCACTCAAGTTTATTCCTAAGGAAAAACTGGAGGAAGAAGGCTATGATGAATATTTGAAATTATTTACTAATGAAAATTAAGAAATGGATGGTGTTTTTATGTTCAAGAAATTATTTGGCAAAAAGGAAGCGGTCAAAGCAATTGAGATTAAGGCTGCTTTGACGGGTACAGCAGTTAATCTGGAAGAGGTGCCTGACCCTGTATTTGCAGAAAGAATGATGGGTGACGGTATTGCAATTGAACCTTCAGAAGGGGTTGTTGTTTCCCCGGTAAATGGAGAAGTAGTCCAAGTATTCCCTACCAAGCATGCCATTGGCATTCGTGCTGAAAATGGTGCCGAGGTGTTAATCCATATTGGCCTTGAAACGGTCTCCATGAAAGGGGAAGGATTCGAGACCCATATTTCAGAAGGCTCAAAGGTCAGCGAAGGCGATAAGCTTGTCACGTTTGATTTAGCAATGGTTAAAGAAAAGGCAAAAAGCACAGTTACGCCAATTATTATCACTAATGGCGACCAGGTTGCTTCTCTTGAGAAAAATGCAGCAGGAGCTGTAACGCGAGGTACTTCAACAGTAATGACAGTTACTGCGAAATAATGAGAAAAAGCCGCTGATAATATTGGCGGCTTTTTTCGAGTTATTTTTTTCAGTCTTTTTCTGTTTTTATCC includes the following:
- the rsgA gene encoding ribosome small subunit-dependent GTPase A, with the protein product MTINRLGFDPFFKDAFSAYEEKEYQMGRVALEHKRMYRVWTDKGEMLCEVSGKFSFEASSREDYPAVGDWVVIKERAYEQRGTIHAVLPRKSKFSRKAAGVNTEEQIVAANVDTIFLVNSLNEDLNLRRMERYLLLTWESGAAPVIILTKADLCENLEEKLAEVDTVAMGVPVISISVMEEKGIDLLKPFLEPGKTIALLGSSGVGKSTLTNYLLGAEKQKVQDIRSDDKGKHTTTHRELILLPEGAILIDTPGMRELQLWESESGLSESFTDIEQAAENCRFRDCTHDNEPGCAVHMLIEEGSISRARLNSYKKLLKELAYLDRKQDKRAQSEERKRWKKISAGAKNKRI
- the msrA gene encoding peptide-methionine (S)-S-oxide reductase MsrA, which produces MTEKQYEKATFAGGCFWCMVKPFDEQPGIKEVLSGYTGGNVKNPTYQQVCSETTGHYEAVQITFDPEVYPYEKLLELYWQQIDPTDEGGQFYDRGQSYQTAIFYHNEKQKQLAEESKQKLKETGPFAKPIVTRILPASDFYPAEDYHQHYYKKNPERYNAYQTGSGRKAFINNHWGEK
- the msrB gene encoding peptide-methionine (R)-S-oxide reductase MsrB, yielding MAKNREELKQKLDPMQYEVTQNNGTEPPFRNQYWNEFKDGIYVDIVSGKALFSSKDKYDAGCGWPSFTKPIEDQEIEEKEDRTHFMVRTEVRSKTADSHLGHVFDDGPGPAGLRYCINSAALKFIPKEKLEEEGYDEYLKLFTNEN
- a CDS encoding PTS sugar transporter subunit IIA; translated protein: MFKKLFGKKEAVKAIEIKAALTGTAVNLEEVPDPVFAERMMGDGIAIEPSEGVVVSPVNGEVVQVFPTKHAIGIRAENGAEVLIHIGLETVSMKGEGFETHISEGSKVSEGDKLVTFDLAMVKEKAKSTVTPIIITNGDQVASLEKNAAGAVTRGTSTVMTVTAK